DNA from Desulfovibrio porci:
TCGGGCAGGCGTTCCGCCACGTCATAGGGAAAACCCGTGCCCACCAGCGCCTCGGTGAGCGTGTCGGCTCCGGATACGGCAATGGACCTGTTGTTGCAAAAGGCCCCCTGTCCGCGCGCGGCCCAGAAACATTCGTCAAGCATGGGCACGTTAACGATGCCCAGGGTGACCTGCCCTTCCTGCCAGAGCGCCACGGAAGTGCCCACCTGCGGGATGCGATGCACGAAGTTGGTGGTGCCGTCCACCGGGTCGATGATCCAGCAGAGCGCGCCGGGATCCCGGTCCGCCGCGCTGCTCTCCTCAGCCATGAAAGCCGCCCCGGGCAACAGGGCAGCCAGCTTTTCCTTGAGAAAAGCCTCCACCGCCAGATCCGTTTCCGTCACCAGATCAATACTGCCCTTGTGCCGCACACGGCGCGGCCCGGACCAATGCGCGCGGATGATTTCGCCGCTCCGGCGCACGATGTCCACGCACTCGCATAAGATGGACGCAGCCTGAAACATGGCACAACCTTGTCAGTTGATGAAAACAGCCTGATAGGCCCGGCGGTCAAGCATGGCTTTGGCTGTGCCGCGCAGAACCGTGGTCAGCGGATCTTTGTCCACAAAGACCTTGAGGCGGGTTTCACGGGCGATGAACTGATCCAGACCCTTGAGCAGCGAACCGCCGCCGGCCATGAGCATGCCGTTGCGGTAAATATCGGCGGAAAGCTCGGGCGGCGTTTTTTCCAGAGCGCGCAGCACAGTCTCAAGAATGGCCTGTATGGGCTCACGCAAGGCCTCGCGGATGTGTCCCTCGCTCACGGTCACCACTTTGGGCGTACCCTGCACCAGATCCTTGCCGGAAACCTCCAGAGACGGGGCATTGGGCTGGGGCATGGCTGAACCCAGAATTTTTTTGACGTTTTCCGCCGTGTTCTCGCCCAACTCCATGCGGAAGACGTCGCGCATATAGCGCTGCACGGCCAGATTCATGGCGTCGCCGGCCACGCGGATGGACTGGGCGTTGGCGATGCCCGCCAGAGAAATGACTGCCACCTCGCTAGTGCCCCCGCCAATGTCCAGCACCAGGTTGCCCAGCGGCTCATGGATGGGCAGATCGGCGCCGATGGCCGCGGCCATGGGCTCCTCCACCAGCCCCACGTCAGCCGCGCCGGCCAGCAGGGCGGAATCAATGACGGCCTTTTTTTCCACCTGGGTGATGCCCGTAGGAATGCAGATGACCATGGAGGGCTTGACCAGACGCAGGCCGTCGATGGCCTTGCGCACGAAATAGGCGATCATTTCGCGGGTGACGTCGAAATCCGCGATGACGCCGTCCTTCATGGGGCGGATGGCGCGGATACGCCTGGGCGTGCGGCCCAGAAATTCCTTGGCTCCGGCGCCCACGGCCAGCACGGCGTTTTTCTGGGTATCAATGGCCACCACTGAAGGCTCATTGATCACAATGCCGTGGGATCTGGTATAGAGCAGGGTGTTGGCCGTGCCCAGATCCATGGCTATGTCTTTGGAAAAAAAACGAAAAAAACGCTGCAGAAACATGGTTACAGTTCTTTGCCGGGCGGCATGGGCGCGGTGTCCGGATCATAGGCTTGCGGGCCGTCGCTGTGCACTCTGGCCTTGGGCAGCATGGTCCGCAGCCGGGTTTTGAGGTACAGATTTTCCAGGAAAAGCGCCAGATGATCCACAGCCTGGCGTACGAAGCTGCGCATGCTCTCGTCGATCTGGCGGGGACTGGTGTGCGCCAGACAAAGCACGCCGCGCGTGCTTTTATTGACCATCACCGGCATGCACATGGCGGCCTGAAAATCAGGCATGTCCGGCAGCTTGCCGAACAGCACCGAAGCCGGAGCGCCTTCCACGCCTTCGGCCACCACAGGCTGGTCGTTGCGGAAGACCCAGCCGGTGATGCCGCTACCCATGGGCAGAATCAGCGGTTCGCCGTCCATCAGCAGCAGACGGGCCGACTCGCATTCCACACAGTAGGTTTCGCCGGGCGCGTCCACCGAAGCGAAGGCGCAGTAGTCAAAACCCGTGGCGTCGGCCATGGTGCGCAGATAATTCTGCAAAAACTGCGGCCAGCGCTTGTAGCGGAAGCGCAAGTCCTGAATAACGCCCAGTTCCGTGAAATAACGCGGAATATCCCCGGCCAGTTCCTGGCGGCCTTTGCTGCCCTGCTGGCGGGAAATCAGTTCCGCGAAGAGCTGGAGTATTTTGTGATCCTTGTCGGAAAAAGAATACTGCCGTTTGCTGTCCACGCACAACGCGCCGCCAGTGGGCACCGGACAGCCCATGAAGGCCTTGATGCTGGCTTCCTCGCCGTCCTCGTAATAGCCCAGATTGCTCTGCCGCTGATCGAAATTGGGCACCAGCAGGGGCTGGCGGTTGCGGATGATCCAGCCCACCAGCCCTCTGCCCGGCAGAATGGCGATATCGGGAGAAATCTTGTCGCCCAGGCTGAAGGCCGCGGACAGATGATGGGCCTCGCCTTCCTCGTCAGGCAGAAACAGCACGGCCGAATAAGCGTCAAAAACGCTGCAAACAATGCTCAGAATATGTTTCTCAAGAGAATTTGCGGTCATAGCGCGTGGGGTTGAAGGTGACGGGGCGCGGCGGTTGGGACAAAGGATCGCATGCGCTGACTTGTTGTAGCAAAGCGTTTCCGGCGTCGCAACTGCTTTCGCGCCTGTCGCTGTCCTTGTCTCGTTAGGCTGAACGGCAATGGAAAATCTTCAAAGCCATGCCGGGAGTACTGGAAATATTTTAGAAAAAAGGTTAAAAAAATAAAAAAAATTGTTATCAGGATTTGTGGATGATGAAATGGCAAGAGGTTTTCAGCAAAGACGGGCTGCCCTGGCGAGATGCCGCGACGTTGTCCGAACCTGTTGCCGTCAGCGAGCTGGGCGCGCTCAAGCGCTTTCTGGACGCGGTGCACATCCGCTTTTGCCTGGCCAAGCCCTATCAGGAGAACAAAAACTATCCGCTGGTGGAAGGCCGCGAACTGCTGCCCTCCTTTGACAACGATATGTTCGAGTACAAGGATCTGCCGGGCTTCGCCCTGGTGGCCTTTGCCCGCCAGCTGGACTACTTTTCCGAGATTTTCCAGTTCGACAAACTCCACCCGGTCATCACCGAGGCCGACGGCGCCTGCTGCCCTCTGGAAAATCAGGTCATCGGCCAGAACGTTCAGACCCTGGCTTCGCGCCTGCCGCGCATCCATCAGGATATTTTCCGCCAGCAGTTCCGCTATGTGGACACAGTGCTGCTGGACAACTATCCATCCCTGATGCCCTATCTGCTGAATATGGACAGAGCCCAGGTTCTGGCCTGGGATGCGGACAAGCTTTTCCATCTGGCCGGAGTGTTCGCCTCCTTCCCTTCCGACATCGACAGCGAGCTCAAGCGCTTCGGCATCCGTATCGGCAAATTCGTCTACGGCGACAGCGATATGTACGAACGCAACCGGATGTTTGTCTATCAGTACCTCATGGAACTGTACGGCTTTCCCATCGTGTCCGAGCGGCGCACCTCCAGCGCGCTTTTCGCCCGCAAGCTGCACAAGATGGGCGAGCGCTTCCTGTTGCGCGTCATGGGCCAGACCGACCGCACGTTGACCACCTACCTTTCCAACGGCGAAAACCGGCGCTACCCCCTGCTGGAAAAAATCGCCCTGGTGGCCGTGGACGAGGACCAGGAAGAAGCCCTGGACATCATCGACCGGGACGGTTTTTTTCTGGACAAGTCCCGGCGCGTGGTCATCATGCGGATCACCTACCGCCAGCACCGTTTCGACTCCAGCAACGTGCGCCAGGACCGCGCCCTTTCCGTGGTCGAACAGGAAGTGCTGCATCCGCTCACCGGCGAACCTCTGCGCGGCCTGAACATCATCAAGGACGCCAGCAATATGTTTTTGCGCCTCAACGACATCGTCCGGGGCGAATTCACGGGCCGCATCGTTTATAAGCGCACCGAGGTGGTGGAGAATACCGATACGGACGAAAAGCGCCTCAAGTTTCTATACACCTGGCTGACCAAGCATCAGCGCCGGATGATCAGCTACAGTGATGAGTTTTTCGCCAATGTCAGCAAGGTGCTGTCTGGATATCTTTTCGAGCCGGACAATGCCGAAACTTTCGACAGCATGCGCGATCTGTACCAGGAGGTATGCACGCGCTTCAGCTATATCCAGCAGGCCCGCCGGGTGCGCATCCTGGAGGATATCTGCCAGCGCACCTTCAAGGGCGCGCGCATTACCTACCGGCAGATGATGCGTGAGGCCGTGGACCTGCTTAATGAACTCAAGTTTGAGATCGTCAACTTCTTCCCGGCCCTGGTGGATGATATCATTGAGTGTGTGGAAAAAATTCTGCGTGACCGGTATTTGCGGCGCAATTATCTGGACGTGCCCGAAGGCGCGCTGACCAAGGCCGGGCTGGAGATACGCAAAAATTACGGCAGGTTGGTTTCTCTGCAGGACGGCTTCAAAGCCGTGCGTAAGGCGCGTCTCGGCACGGAAAGCAAGCTGATGAAGGAAACGGTTGTGGCATGAGCGGACCTTTTTTCTATCTTCCGCCCGAGGCTTGGGGGTACGAAGTTGCCCTGGAGGGCCAGGAGGCCAAACATCTGGGTCAGGTACTTCGTCTTGGGCCGGGCGATGAAGTGGGCCTGCTGGACGGCCAAGGCCGCACAGGCCGCTTTGTCATCCGCGCGGCAGGAAAAAAAAACGCGCGTCTGGAATGCCTGGACGAATCTTTTACACCCCGGCCCGTGTCCCTGGCCGTGATGGCTCTGGCCTTCAGCAAGGCCGTGCGGCGTGGCTTTTTTATGGAAAAAGCCGTGGAGCTGGGCGCGCATGCCGTCTGGCTCTGGCAGGGCGACCACAGTCAGGGCAAATTGCCGGCCGGCGCGCGTGAGTCCTGCCTGGGGCAGATGATCGCCGGAGCCAAGCAAAGCGGAAATCCCTGGCTGCCGGAAGTGCGCGTCCTGAGCAGCGGCGCGGACGAGCTTGCCGAGCTTTCCCGCACCGCCGACCAGCGCATTCTGCCTTGGGAAATGCAGGAAAACGTCCCCATGCTCACGCCGGATCTGGCGGGCAGGCCGGGCCTCTCCGTCTATGTCATCGGGCCCGAGGGCGGTTTTTCAGCGCGGGAGCTGGATATTCTGCACACGGCGGGCTTTGCTGCGGTCAGCCTGGGAGCCCGGGTCCTGCGTTGTGAAACGGCGGCCACCCTCTGTCTGGGCATCCATTGGTGGGCCTCGCAGTTGCCGGGCCGGGGCGCGGAACGCGCGGAGGGCTGAGCATGGCCATCAGCAAGCCCCTGCCGGAACGCATGCGCCCGGACGACGTGGCGCAATTTCTGGGCCAGACTCATCTGACGGACCGTCTGCGTTCGCTGATGCAGGCCAAGCGCCTGCCCAGCCTGCTTTTTTTCGGCCCGCCCGGTTGCGGCAAGTCCACACTGGCTTTGCTGCTGGCCAAATCCACTGGTAAAAAATACCTGCGCCTCAGTGCGCCGGAAGCGGGTCTGCAACATTTGCGCCGCTCCCTGGCCGGGGTGGAGATTCTGGTGCTGGATGAACTGCACCGTTTTTCCAAGGCCCAGCAGGATTTTTTTCTGCCCCTGGTGGAATCCGGCGAGTTGACCCTGCTGGCCACTACCACGGAAAATCCGTCCTTCAGCGTCACCCGCCAGCTCCTCTCGCGGCTACATGTGCTGCGCCTGCGTCCTCTGGGCCGCTCCGAGCTGATGCAGTTGGCGCGGCGCGGCGCGCAGGATCTTCAGGTGCGGCTGGACGACGAAGTGCTGGACCTGCTGGCGGGTGTGGCCCACGGCGACGCCCGCAGCCTGCTCAATCTGGTGGAATATGCGGCCGCGCTGCCCGAGGACAAGCGGAATCTGGAGCAGATCAAGACGGCTCTGCCCGAAGTGCTGGTCCGCCACGACAAGGACGGCGACAGTCATTACGAACTGGCCTCGGCCCTGATCAAGTCCATTCGCGGCAGCGACGTGGACGCGGCCCTCTATTATCTGGCCTGCCTGCTGGAAGGCGGCGAAGATCCGCGCTTCGTCTGCCGCCGCCTGATCCTTTCCGCTTCAGAGGACGTGGGGTTGGCCGATCCGAACGCCCTGCCCCTGGCCGTGTCCTGCCAGCAGGCTGTGGAGTTCGTAGGCATGCCCGAGGGCTTTATTCCTTTGGCCGAAACGGTGGTCTATCTGGCCCTGGCCCGCAAAAGCAACGCCTCTTACGCGGCCTATCTCAATGCCGTGCGCGAGGTGAAACTTAACGGCGCGCGCGCCGTGCCCCTGCATCTGCGCAATCCTTCAACGCAATTGCAGAAGGAGTGGGGCTACGGCAAGGAATACAAATATCCGCACAATTATCCTGATTCCTGGGTGGAACAGTCCTATCTGCCGCCCGAGCTGGAAGGCAGGCGTTTTTACCAGCCGCGCGACAATGGTGAGGAACCGCGGCTCTCGCAGTGGTGGCGCAAAATCCATAAAATCAAAAAAACGGATGATCAGTGATGATTCCCCAGCATATTGACGGCGTTTTTCTTGAAAAATTCCTCACCGGCGACACCTATCGCAGCCCCGGAATCCAGGCGGGCGTATTCAGCCGGATGTTGCCCTCGCTTTCCTTCTACAGCCGTCTTTTTCTCGGGCCGGTGCGCTGGCTCTGCCGCCGGGCCGCGCGCGGACTGTGCGACGACGCCGCGTGGGTCTACGCCAGCATCTGGACGGCGGATCTTATGGAGCGCATGGGCTGCCCCATTGAAGTGGAGGGCATGGACGCCATTACCGCCGAGGACGGTCCCTGCCTCTTTGTGGCCAACCACATGAGCACCTTGGAGACCTTCATGCTGCCGGGCATGATCCGCCCGCGCAGGCCCGTGACCTTTGTGGTCAAGAAGAGCCTGACCACCATGCCTTTTTTTGGCGCGGTGATGCGCTCGCGCGACCCTATTGTGGTGGGCCGGGTCAATCCCCGCGAAGATCTCTCCGCCGTATTGGACGGCGGCGTGGAACGCCTCAGAAAAGGCATTTCCATCATCGTCTTTCCCCAGAGCACACGCTCCAGCGTGTTTGACGCGCGCCATTTCAACAGCATCGGCGTCAAACTGGCCCGGAAGGCGGGCGTGCCCATTGTGCCCGTGGCTCTCAAGACGGATGCCTGGGGCCAGGGCAAAAAAATCAAGGAACTGGGACCGGTCAAAGCCGGCATGGCCGTGCGCTACCGTTTCGCGCGGCCCATGCGCGTCCGGGGCCAGGGCAAGGAAGAGCACGCCGCCATCTGCGAATATATTTCCAGCACGCTGGCGGCCTGGCAGGAACAGGACGGTATGAACCGTTGAGGCGGGGCCGTCGGAAGTGCTGAACGGCCATCATGGAAAAGGGCTTGCGCGGTCACGCAAGCCCTGAATTTCCTGGTCGGGATGGCGCGATTTGAACGCGCGGCCTCAGCGTCCCGAACGCTGCGCTCTAGCCAAGCTGAGCCACATCCCGTTGAGAAAGGCACTCTATGCTAACCTCGTATATTTGGCAAGGCTTTTTTTTGTTTGTCAAATCATCTTGCCTGGCGTAGCATACCGGAACAATTCTCTGAACGCGGGAAAATTTATTCCGGAGTGAGCGTTTCTATGATCCGTGTCCTTGTTGTGGATGATTCAACTTTCATGCGCCATGCCCTGGTTTCTCTCCTGGAGCAGGACCCGGATATCAAAGTGGCCGGCACGGCGCGTGACGGGCAGGATGCTCTGAAAAAAGCCGTGGAGCTGGATGCCGATGTTATGACCCTGGATGTGGAAATGCCGCGCCTCGACGGCTTGGCTACCCTTCAGAATCTCATGAAAACACATCCCATGCCGGTGCTGATGGTCAGTTCACTCACGGAAAGCGGTGCAGAAAGCACGCTTAAAGCCATGGAATATGGCGCGCTGGATTTTATTCTTAAAACCATGAGCAACGACCGCGACTGTTTCGGCGATGAACTGCGCCGCAAGGTCAAGGCCATTGCCCGTAAAAAAACCATCGTCAAGCTGAAATACCGCCGCATCAATCATATCGTGCAACCACTCGCCCACCGCAGTCAGCCTTCTCAGCCGGCGGATTATGTGCAAACCCCCTGTCCCGGTCCGCGCGATCTGGTCGTCATCGGCGTTTCCACAGGCGGGCCGCCGGTGGTGCAAAAGGTGCTTTCCGCTTTGCCCGCCGATCTTCCGGCCTGCATTCTGATCGCTCAGCATATGCCGGCCACCTTTACCGGCCCGTTTGCCAAGCGTCTGGACAGCGTGTGCAAGATTTCGGTTTCCGAGGCGGTCAATGGCGACAAATTCAAAAACGGCCATGCCTATGTCTGTCCCGGCGGCAAGCATATCGGCGTGCGTATGCGCGGTCCTCTGCCCGAGGTGGCCGTGACTGATGAACCGCGTGACGCGCTGTACAAGCCCACAGTCAATGTGCTTATGGAAACGGCGGGACGCAGCATGGGGCGGCGCACCTTGGGGGTCATGCTCACGGGCATGGGTTCCGACGGTTGCGACGGAGCCCGTGTTCTCAAAGAAAAGGGTGGTTGCCTCATCGCTCAAAATGAGGCCTCTTGCGTGGTTTATGGCATGCCCAAGGCCGTGGTAGACGCAAAACTCGCCAATCTGATTCTGGATGCCGACGAAATAGCCCAGGCCATCATCACAACGGTCAGAGGCTGACCTGTAGCATTTCACCAGGATAATACCATTATGAGCATGGAAAATTCACAATACAGCGCGGCGCAGATTCTTGAAGCCCTTCAATCCGGTGACAACGATGTCGTGCGCAGCGCGGCGTTCAGCGCGGGCGACATGGGCCTGAAAGAGGCCGTGCCCTTGCTCTGTGAACGGATCAAAAGCGAAAATATCGGCGTGCAGGAAGCCGCGGAATACGGCCTGCGCAAAATCCGCGGCGCTCAATCCATCGTGGAACTGCTGCCCTTGCTGCGCAGTGACGAAGCGCCGGTGCGCAATGTGGCCATGGACATCCTGCGTGAGATAGGGGTGGACAGCATTGAGAGCATGCAGCCCTATCTCCGCGACGACGATCCGGATCTGCGCATTTTCATCGCGGACATTCTGGGCTATTGCCTCAGCCACCAGTCCGCTCTGCTGCTGGGCGACGCCCTGCTCAAGGATCCGGAAGTCAATGTCCGTTATCAGGCGGCCGTCAGCCTGGGTAATCTTGCTTTTCCCGAATCCGTGAACGACCTCTGCCAGGCGATGCACGACGAAGAATGGGTGCAGTTCGCCGTGGTGGAGGCCCTGGCTAAAATCAAAGATCCGTCAGCCATCAATGCCCTGGTGCAGTTGCTGCCGCAATCCTCCATGCTGGTCAGCTCGGCGATTATCGACGCGCTGGGCGGCCTGGGCGACATCAAGACCATTCCTCTGCTGTTCAACTCGCTGGAAAACGTCAGCGTGGTGCTGCGCCACAAGATAGTCAAGGCCATTGTGCAGATTTTGAGCGGCCGCTCGCTTTCCCTGCTGGCTGCCAAGTCGCAGGAGCGACTGCGCGCCTATCTGCTGGACGCTCTTTCCGACAATGACGAGGAGATTCAGATGGCGGCCCTGCAGGGCCTCAGCGCCATCGGCAAGGAAGAAGCCAGCAGCGCCATTCTGGATCTGGCCACGGGTCTGGATCCGGAGCGCAAGGCCGAGCTGTATGAGGCCGCCATCCGGGCCATCGCTTCCATCGGATATAATGACATTGTGCGCGACGCCCTGCGCAGCGAGGACGAAAGCCGTACCATGATCGCCATGGAAGCCTGCCAGCTTATGGACGATCACCGTCCGGTGGAGGAAATCAAAAATCTGTTCTGGCGGGTGAGCCGTGAGCTGCAGCGCGCCGCTGTGGCGGAAGTGGCCCAGTTGGGCAGCTGCGACGATATGCCTTTCTTCCTTTCCATCATCGACGAATGCGATGACGCGGAGGTGCTCAAAAGCGCCCTGGTCTTTTTCGGCAATCAGCATACCTGCCCGGATGTGGAAGATGTGGTGTTCAGCCAGCTCGACCACCGCTATGTGGACGTGAAGGAAATGGCGCTGGAGGCCTGCATCAATTTGCACAGCGCCAACCTGAACGCCCGGTTCAAAGAGCGGTTCCGCAGCGATGACGCCATGCAGCGCATGATGGCGGTGTATGCGCTGGGCCGTTACAGCGTCACCGAAAATCTCACGGAAATTACCGAAGCCCTGGAAGACGAAGACCCCGCCATCCGCCGCGTGGCTGTAGAGGCTTTTCTGAATCTGGGCGGCGTGGCGGAGCGCTATCTGCCCCGGCTGCTGCCCCGTCTGTTTGACGAAGACAAGGACGTGCGCGTGGCCCTGGTGGACCTTCTGGGGCAGATCGGCACCTCGGCTGTTATGCCGCATTTGGTCACGGCCCTCAGGGATGAGAACGAATGGGTGCGGATTCGCGCCATCGAAGCTCTGGGCGTGAATAAAAACGCCGAAGCCGTGCCCACCCTGGCGCAAATGCTAGAACACGCGAGCCCCATGGTCGCATTTAAGATCATTGAAGCGCTGGGCAGGATCGGCGGCAATGTCGCTTTCAGCGTGCTGCTGGGCATGATGGATCATGAAGATCCTGAAATCCAGCACGCGGCGGCTGATGCCGTGGCCGCCATCCAGGCGGAACAGGAGTAACTATGGCGACCCCTCCCACACTTTTCCCAAAGACTTCCCAGCTCAAGAGCGGCGAAACGGATTCCCAGACGCCGTCAACCGACAAGCCCGCGCAGCCCGCCCCAGGCGCTACGGAACGTCCCACGTCGCTCTACAAGCCCAGGCAGCCTTCCGCATTCTCCGGCGCCGGGCAAAGCCAGCCGGGTTCCTCCTTCAAAACACCCGCTCCGGCTGCCGACGCAGCCGCGAGTTCATTGTTCAACAGAAGCGCGACACAAAACGCGGCGGCCGCCAAAACGGATGCGGCGCGCCCGTTTTCGGCTTTCAGGCCGGCCGGTCAGACGCCCGCCGGCGCGCAGAATCCGACCGCGCCACCCCTGCGAAGCTTTGCCAAGCCCGCCGTCAAGGCGGACGGAACCACTCCGGCATCAGCCTTCGGCACGAGCGCCGCGCGCCCCTCCGCCTTCCGCCAGCAGCCTGCGGACCCGCAGCGCCCGCCGCTGCAACCCGGCACCGCTTTCCGGTCGCAGGACCAGACGGTTCCCGCGTTCCGTGCGGCATCTCCCTTCCGTAAGGATTTGCAGATTTCCAATGAGGAATTTGTGCTGCTGCGGGATTTCATCTACCAGCAATGCGGCATATTTATTGCCGAAAACCGCAAATACCTTGTAGAAAACCGGCTT
Protein-coding regions in this window:
- a CDS encoding 16S rRNA (uracil(1498)-N(3))-methyltransferase, yielding MSGPFFYLPPEAWGYEVALEGQEAKHLGQVLRLGPGDEVGLLDGQGRTGRFVIRAAGKKNARLECLDESFTPRPVSLAVMALAFSKAVRRGFFMEKAVELGAHAVWLWQGDHSQGKLPAGARESCLGQMIAGAKQSGNPWLPEVRVLSSGADELAELSRTADQRILPWEMQENVPMLTPDLAGRPGLSVYVIGPEGGFSARELDILHTAGFAAVSLGARVLRCETAATLCLGIHWWASQLPGRGAERAEG
- a CDS encoding protein-glutamate methylesterase/protein-glutamine glutaminase; translation: MIRVLVVDDSTFMRHALVSLLEQDPDIKVAGTARDGQDALKKAVELDADVMTLDVEMPRLDGLATLQNLMKTHPMPVLMVSSLTESGAESTLKAMEYGALDFILKTMSNDRDCFGDELRRKVKAIARKKTIVKLKYRRINHIVQPLAHRSQPSQPADYVQTPCPGPRDLVVIGVSTGGPPVVQKVLSALPADLPACILIAQHMPATFTGPFAKRLDSVCKISVSEAVNGDKFKNGHAYVCPGGKHIGVRMRGPLPEVAVTDEPRDALYKPTVNVLMETAGRSMGRRTLGVMLTGMGSDGCDGARVLKEKGGCLIAQNEASCVVYGMPKAVVDAKLANLILDADEIAQAIITTVRG
- a CDS encoding HEAT repeat domain-containing protein, with the translated sequence MSMENSQYSAAQILEALQSGDNDVVRSAAFSAGDMGLKEAVPLLCERIKSENIGVQEAAEYGLRKIRGAQSIVELLPLLRSDEAPVRNVAMDILREIGVDSIESMQPYLRDDDPDLRIFIADILGYCLSHQSALLLGDALLKDPEVNVRYQAAVSLGNLAFPESVNDLCQAMHDEEWVQFAVVEALAKIKDPSAINALVQLLPQSSMLVSSAIIDALGGLGDIKTIPLLFNSLENVSVVLRHKIVKAIVQILSGRSLSLLAAKSQERLRAYLLDALSDNDEEIQMAALQGLSAIGKEEASSAILDLATGLDPERKAELYEAAIRAIASIGYNDIVRDALRSEDESRTMIAMEACQLMDDHRPVEEIKNLFWRVSRELQRAAVAEVAQLGSCDDMPFFLSIIDECDDAEVLKSALVFFGNQHTCPDVEDVVFSQLDHRYVDVKEMALEACINLHSANLNARFKERFRSDDAMQRMMAVYALGRYSVTENLTEITEALEDEDPAIRRVAVEAFLNLGGVAERYLPRLLPRLFDEDKDVRVALVDLLGQIGTSAVMPHLVTALRDENEWVRIRAIEALGVNKNAEAVPTLAQMLEHASPMVAFKIIEALGRIGGNVAFSVLLGMMDHEDPEIQHAAADAVAAIQAEQE
- a CDS encoding GAF domain-containing protein codes for the protein MTANSLEKHILSIVCSVFDAYSAVLFLPDEEGEAHHLSAAFSLGDKISPDIAILPGRGLVGWIIRNRQPLLVPNFDQRQSNLGYYEDGEEASIKAFMGCPVPTGGALCVDSKRQYSFSDKDHKILQLFAELISRQQGSKGRQELAGDIPRYFTELGVIQDLRFRYKRWPQFLQNYLRTMADATGFDYCAFASVDAPGETYCVECESARLLLMDGEPLILPMGSGITGWVFRNDQPVVAEGVEGAPASVLFGKLPDMPDFQAAMCMPVMVNKSTRGVLCLAHTSPRQIDESMRSFVRQAVDHLALFLENLYLKTRLRTMLPKARVHSDGPQAYDPDTAPMPPGKEL
- a CDS encoding inositol monophosphatase family protein gives rise to the protein MFQAASILCECVDIVRRSGEIIRAHWSGPRRVRHKGSIDLVTETDLAVEAFLKEKLAALLPGAAFMAEESSAADRDPGALCWIIDPVDGTTNFVHRIPQVGTSVALWQEGQVTLGIVNVPMLDECFWAARGQGAFCNNRSIAVSGADTLTEALVGTGFPYDVAERLPEVLERLAAVLPVSQGLRRIGAASVDLAYLACGRLDAFYEAGLKPWDLAAGWLLVEEAGGRVSNLRNESLHFGEALLASNGRLHKAMTALLAETA
- the mreB gene encoding rod shape-determining protein; this encodes MFLQRFFRFFSKDIAMDLGTANTLLYTRSHGIVINEPSVVAIDTQKNAVLAVGAGAKEFLGRTPRRIRAIRPMKDGVIADFDVTREMIAYFVRKAIDGLRLVKPSMVICIPTGITQVEKKAVIDSALLAGAADVGLVEEPMAAAIGADLPIHEPLGNLVLDIGGGTSEVAVISLAGIANAQSIRVAGDAMNLAVQRYMRDVFRMELGENTAENVKKILGSAMPQPNAPSLEVSGKDLVQGTPKVVTVSEGHIREALREPIQAILETVLRALEKTPPELSADIYRNGMLMAGGGSLLKGLDQFIARETRLKVFVDKDPLTTVLRGTAKAMLDRRAYQAVFIN
- a CDS encoding lysophospholipid acyltransferase family protein, translated to MIPQHIDGVFLEKFLTGDTYRSPGIQAGVFSRMLPSLSFYSRLFLGPVRWLCRRAARGLCDDAAWVYASIWTADLMERMGCPIEVEGMDAITAEDGPCLFVANHMSTLETFMLPGMIRPRRPVTFVVKKSLTTMPFFGAVMRSRDPIVVGRVNPREDLSAVLDGGVERLRKGISIIVFPQSTRSSVFDARHFNSIGVKLARKAGVPIVPVALKTDAWGQGKKIKELGPVKAGMAVRYRFARPMRVRGQGKEEHAAICEYISSTLAAWQEQDGMNR
- a CDS encoding replication-associated recombination protein A, whose amino-acid sequence is MAISKPLPERMRPDDVAQFLGQTHLTDRLRSLMQAKRLPSLLFFGPPGCGKSTLALLLAKSTGKKYLRLSAPEAGLQHLRRSLAGVEILVLDELHRFSKAQQDFFLPLVESGELTLLATTTENPSFSVTRQLLSRLHVLRLRPLGRSELMQLARRGAQDLQVRLDDEVLDLLAGVAHGDARSLLNLVEYAAALPEDKRNLEQIKTALPEVLVRHDKDGDSHYELASALIKSIRGSDVDAALYYLACLLEGGEDPRFVCRRLILSASEDVGLADPNALPLAVSCQQAVEFVGMPEGFIPLAETVVYLALARKSNASYAAYLNAVREVKLNGARAVPLHLRNPSTQLQKEWGYGKEYKYPHNYPDSWVEQSYLPPELEGRRFYQPRDNGEEPRLSQWWRKIHKIKKTDDQ